One region of Streptomyces sp. CG4 genomic DNA includes:
- a CDS encoding TAXI family TRAP transporter solute-binding subunit codes for MSKTFPRIGRRRALSAAAAGAVVLGLLLWWLLPLGEKPPSGTIVFSTGTPRGVYQEYGERLRAEFAKDMPDLKVKLLNSAGSQENVQRVATGKADFTIAAADAVEAYELAHGSGAERLRGVARLYDDYVHLVVRGDSDIRSIADLRHKRVATGLPNSGVRLIAERVLKASGIDPRKDIAAAADGIDTGPDRLAQHKIDAFFWSGGLPTKGLAALAKKAGFKFVPIEGDLVTKLHNEGQEARYYRATNIPESAYPTVQLGSQVPTIAVSNLLMTRTDMDPRLTEWVTRTVIKSRDGIGAHVHSAQLVDLRTAIYTDPLPLQEGARRYYRSMKP; via the coding sequence ATGTCCAAGACGTTCCCCCGGATCGGCAGACGCCGGGCGCTGTCGGCCGCGGCCGCCGGTGCCGTGGTGCTCGGGCTCCTGCTGTGGTGGCTGCTGCCGCTGGGCGAGAAACCGCCGAGCGGGACGATCGTCTTCAGCACGGGCACGCCCCGAGGGGTGTACCAGGAGTACGGCGAGCGGCTGCGCGCCGAGTTCGCCAAGGACATGCCCGACCTGAAGGTGAAGCTGCTCAACAGCGCCGGTTCGCAGGAGAACGTGCAGCGGGTGGCGACCGGCAAGGCCGACTTCACCATCGCCGCGGCCGACGCGGTGGAGGCGTACGAACTGGCGCACGGCAGCGGTGCCGAGCGGCTGCGCGGAGTGGCCCGGCTCTACGACGACTATGTGCATCTCGTCGTACGCGGCGACTCGGACATCCGAAGCATCGCGGACCTGCGGCACAAGCGGGTGGCGACCGGGCTGCCCAACTCCGGGGTGCGGCTGATCGCCGAGCGGGTCCTCAAGGCCTCCGGTATCGACCCGCGCAAGGACATCGCCGCGGCCGCGGACGGAATCGACACCGGGCCCGACCGGCTGGCGCAGCACAAGATCGACGCCTTCTTCTGGTCGGGCGGTCTGCCCACCAAGGGACTGGCGGCGCTGGCGAAGAAGGCCGGCTTCAAGTTCGTGCCGATCGAGGGCGACCTCGTCACCAAGCTGCACAACGAGGGCCAGGAGGCGCGCTACTACCGCGCCACCAACATCCCCGAGTCGGCCTACCCGACCGTACAGCTGGGCAGCCAGGTGCCGACGATCGCCGTGTCCAACCTTCTGATGACCCGCACGGACATGGACCCCCGGCTGACCGAATGGGTCACCCGCACGGTCATCAAGAGCCGCGACGGCATCGGCGCCCACGTCCACTCCGCCCAACTGGTCGACCTGCGCACCGCCATCTACACCGACCCCCTCCCCCTCCAAGAGGGCGCCCGCCGCTACTACCGCTCGATGAAGCCGTAG
- a CDS encoding ATP-binding protein: MRARLLPLLIVLMAAVLLALGLPLAVSLAAAQQQKVVVDRIDDTARFAALAQFVTSGPSGSRRTSTDERLEALRSELDSYYGVYGIRAGVFYRNSSAMANSPGDWFVPQTGEVRDAFDEALLSRRSHDPKQVWPWQRSRLIVASPVIRDGDVVAVVVTDSPTGQMRSRTLRGWLLIGAGEIAAMLLAVGAALRLTGWVLRPVRVLDATTHDIATGRLKSRVAAAGGPPELRRLARSFNEMADNVEDVLEQQRAFVADASHQLRNPLSALLLRIELLALELPEGNEEIASVRTEGKRLAQVLDDLLDLALAEHAAADLSLTDIGALAGERVAAWSPAADAKGVRLTGDCPPTTAWADPITLSSALDAVIDNAVKFTPEGGTVEVTVAADGDTSSVVVTDTGPGLTDEELARVGDRFWRSGRHQNIKGSGLGLSITRALLAAGGGRIDYSHHEPRGLRVTVTVPRQGEH, translated from the coding sequence GTGCGCGCACGTCTGCTGCCGCTGCTCATCGTCCTGATGGCGGCCGTACTCCTCGCCCTCGGGCTTCCGCTCGCCGTCAGCCTGGCCGCCGCCCAGCAGCAGAAGGTCGTCGTCGACCGCATCGACGACACGGCCCGCTTCGCGGCGCTCGCCCAGTTCGTCACGAGCGGGCCCAGCGGCTCCCGCCGCACGAGCACCGACGAACGCCTGGAGGCTCTGCGCAGCGAACTGGACAGCTACTACGGCGTCTACGGCATCCGCGCGGGCGTCTTCTACCGCAACAGCTCGGCGATGGCCAACTCCCCCGGCGACTGGTTCGTACCGCAGACGGGGGAGGTGCGGGACGCCTTCGACGAGGCCCTGCTCAGCCGGCGCAGCCACGACCCGAAACAGGTGTGGCCCTGGCAGCGCAGCCGGCTCATCGTCGCCTCCCCGGTGATCCGGGACGGGGACGTCGTGGCGGTCGTGGTCACCGACTCGCCCACCGGGCAGATGCGTTCGCGGACCCTGCGCGGCTGGCTGCTGATCGGGGCCGGAGAGATCGCGGCGATGCTGCTGGCCGTCGGCGCCGCGCTGCGGCTGACCGGCTGGGTGCTCAGGCCGGTGCGGGTCCTGGACGCCACCACGCACGACATCGCCACCGGACGCCTGAAGTCCCGGGTCGCGGCCGCCGGCGGGCCGCCGGAACTCAGACGGCTGGCCCGGTCGTTCAACGAGATGGCGGACAACGTCGAGGACGTGCTGGAGCAGCAGCGCGCCTTCGTCGCCGACGCCTCGCACCAACTGCGCAACCCGCTCTCGGCGCTGCTGCTGCGCATCGAACTGCTCGCCCTCGAACTCCCCGAGGGCAACGAGGAGATCGCCTCGGTCCGCACCGAGGGCAAGCGCCTCGCGCAGGTCCTGGACGACCTGCTCGACCTGGCGCTGGCCGAGCACGCCGCGGCGGACCTGAGCCTGACCGACATCGGCGCGCTCGCGGGGGAGCGGGTCGCCGCCTGGTCACCGGCCGCCGACGCGAAGGGCGTCCGGCTGACCGGGGACTGTCCGCCCACGACCGCCTGGGCGGACCCGATCACCCTGTCCAGCGCCCTGGACGCGGTGATCGACAACGCAGTGAAGTTCACCCCCGAGGGCGGCACGGTGGAGGTCACCGTCGCCGCCGACGGCGACACCTCCTCGGTCGTCGTCACCGACACCGGACCCGGCCTCACCGACGAGGAACTCGCGCGCGTGGGCGACCGCTTCTGGCGCAGCGGCCGCCACCAGAACATCAAGGGCTCCGGCCTCGGCCTGTCCATCACGCGCGCGTTGCTCGCGGCGGGCGGCGGGCGCATCGACTACAGCCACCACGAGCCGCGTGGCTTGCGGGTGACGGTGACGGTGCCTCGGCAGGGGGAGCACTGA
- a CDS encoding response regulator transcription factor produces the protein MRLLLVEDDNHVAAALSAVLARHGFDVTHARSGEEALQALVPEGNGFGVVLLDLGLPDQDGYEVCGKIRKRTSTPVIMVTARSDVRSRIHGLNLGADDYVVKPYDTGELLARIHAVSRRSVHEDAGAGTESSLLLGPMRIELPTRQVTVDGSTIQLTRKEFDLLALLAQRPGVVFRREQIISEVWRTSWEGTGRTLEVHVASLRAKLRMPALIETVRGVGYRLVAPAA, from the coding sequence ATGAGACTGCTGCTCGTCGAGGACGACAACCACGTCGCCGCGGCCCTGTCCGCCGTACTCGCGCGGCACGGTTTCGACGTCACCCACGCGCGCAGCGGCGAGGAGGCCCTCCAGGCCCTCGTGCCCGAGGGCAACGGTTTCGGCGTGGTCCTGCTCGACCTCGGCCTGCCCGACCAGGACGGCTACGAGGTGTGCGGCAAGATACGCAAACGCACCAGCACGCCGGTGATCATGGTCACCGCCCGCTCCGATGTCCGCTCCCGTATCCACGGGCTCAACCTCGGCGCCGACGACTACGTGGTGAAGCCGTACGACACCGGGGAACTGCTCGCCCGTATCCACGCCGTCAGCCGGCGCAGCGTCCACGAGGACGCGGGGGCCGGTACCGAGAGCTCCCTGCTGCTCGGCCCGATGCGGATAGAACTGCCCACCCGGCAGGTCACCGTAGACGGTTCGACCATCCAACTGACCCGCAAGGAGTTCGACCTGCTCGCCCTGCTCGCGCAGCGCCCCGGTGTGGTCTTCCGGCGGGAACAGATCATCAGCGAGGTCTGGCGCACCAGTTGGGAGGGGACCGGCCGCACCCTGGAGGTGCACGTCGCCTCCCTGCGGGCCAAACTGCGCATGCCCGCGCTGATCGAGACCGTACGCGGCGTCGGCTACCGCCTCGTCGCCCCGGCCGCCTAG
- a CDS encoding amino acid ABC transporter ATP-binding protein, which produces MTNVAVAKEGGATSDDLVVLKSVNKHFGALHVLQDIDLTIARGEVVVVIGPSGSGKSTLCRTINRLETIDSGAITIDGKPLPQEGKELARLRADVGMVFQSFNLFAHKTVLENVMLGQLKVRKADKKQAEEKARSLLDRVGVGTQADKYPAQLSGGQQQRVAIARALAMDPKVMLFDEPTSALDPEMINEVLEVMQQLAREGMTMVVVTHEMGFARSAANRVVFMADGRIVEQAAPDQFFSNPRSDRAKDFLSKILHH; this is translated from the coding sequence ATGACCAATGTAGCGGTGGCCAAGGAAGGCGGGGCCACGTCCGACGATCTGGTCGTCCTGAAGAGCGTCAACAAGCACTTCGGCGCGTTGCATGTGCTCCAGGACATCGACCTGACGATCGCCCGCGGCGAGGTCGTCGTGGTCATCGGGCCCTCCGGGTCCGGAAAGTCGACCCTGTGCCGCACCATCAACCGCCTGGAGACGATCGACTCGGGCGCCATCACGATCGACGGAAAGCCGCTGCCCCAGGAGGGCAAGGAGCTGGCCCGGCTGCGGGCGGACGTCGGGATGGTCTTCCAGTCCTTCAACCTCTTCGCGCACAAGACCGTGCTCGAGAACGTGATGCTGGGCCAGCTCAAGGTCCGCAAGGCGGACAAGAAGCAGGCCGAGGAGAAGGCCCGGTCGCTGCTCGACCGGGTCGGCGTGGGCACCCAGGCGGACAAGTACCCCGCCCAGCTCTCCGGCGGCCAGCAGCAGCGCGTCGCCATCGCGCGGGCGCTGGCGATGGACCCGAAGGTCATGCTCTTCGACGAGCCGACCTCCGCCCTCGACCCCGAGATGATCAACGAGGTCCTCGAGGTCATGCAGCAGCTCGCCCGCGAGGGCATGACGATGGTCGTCGTCACCCACGAGATGGGCTTCGCGCGTTCGGCCGCGAACCGGGTGGTCTTCATGGCCGACGGCCGGATCGTCGAACAGGCCGCGCCCGACCAGTTCTTCAGCAACCCGCGCAGCGACCGGGCCAAGGACTTCCTGTCCAAGATCCTGCACCACTGA
- a CDS encoding glutamate ABC transporter substrate-binding protein, with product MKLRKVTAVSAVALALAVSVTACSGKKNDSGSSGGKKITIGIKFDQPGLGQKTPQGYAGFDVDVATYVAKKLGYSADQIEWKESKSADRETMLQRGDVDFITATYSITPKRQAKVDFAGPYLLAHQDVLLRADDTKIKSPADLNGKKLCSVAGSTSAQNLHDKLAPQANLQTYPTYSACLGGLQSGAIDALTTDDSILAGYASQAQFKGKFKLGGFKMTNENYGIGVKKGSDLKAKINKALEEMVSDGSWETAVKKNFGPADYKNEAAPKIGDIKS from the coding sequence ATGAAGCTCCGCAAGGTCACCGCCGTCTCGGCCGTCGCCCTCGCCCTCGCCGTGTCGGTCACCGCGTGCAGCGGCAAGAAGAACGACAGCGGCTCCTCCGGTGGCAAGAAGATCACCATCGGTATCAAGTTCGATCAGCCGGGCCTCGGCCAGAAGACCCCGCAGGGCTACGCGGGCTTCGACGTGGACGTGGCCACCTATGTCGCCAAGAAGCTCGGTTACAGCGCCGACCAGATCGAGTGGAAGGAGTCGAAGAGCGCCGACCGCGAGACCATGCTGCAGCGCGGTGACGTCGACTTCATCACAGCCACGTACTCGATCACGCCGAAGCGTCAGGCGAAGGTCGACTTCGCGGGCCCGTATCTGCTGGCCCACCAGGACGTGCTGCTGCGCGCGGACGACACGAAGATCAAGTCTCCGGCGGATCTGAACGGCAAGAAGCTCTGCTCGGTGGCCGGCTCGACCTCGGCGCAGAACCTCCACGACAAGCTGGCTCCCCAGGCGAACCTCCAGACGTACCCGACCTACTCCGCCTGTCTGGGGGGTCTGCAGAGCGGCGCCATCGACGCCCTCACCACGGACGACTCCATCCTCGCGGGCTACGCCTCCCAGGCCCAGTTCAAGGGCAAGTTCAAGCTGGGCGGCTTCAAGATGACCAACGAGAACTACGGCATCGGCGTCAAGAAGGGCAGCGACCTCAAGGCCAAGATCAACAAGGCCCTTGAGGAGATGGTCTCCGACGGCTCGTGGGAGACGGCCGTGAAGAAGAACTTCGGTCCGGCCGACTACAAGAACGAGGCCGCCCCGAAGATCGGCGACATCAAGAGCTGA
- a CDS encoding amino acid ABC transporter permease — translation MFDFLDKYDVLGAFWTTVQLTLLSAVGSLVWGTLLAAMRVGPVPLMRGFGTAYVNIVRNIPLTVIILFSSLGLNQNLSINLGAKDFDTINFRLAVLGLIVYTSAFVCEAIRAGINTVPVGQAEAARAIGLNFPQVLGLVVLPQALRAAVAPLANVLIALTKNTTVAAAIGVAEAAFLMKKMIENEAQLLAISAVIAFGFVCLTLPTGLILGWVGKKVAVKR, via the coding sequence GTGTTCGACTTTCTTGACAAGTACGACGTGCTGGGCGCCTTCTGGACGACGGTGCAGCTCACGCTGCTGTCGGCCGTGGGCTCCCTGGTCTGGGGCACTCTGCTGGCCGCCATGCGGGTGGGCCCGGTACCGCTGATGCGCGGTTTCGGCACCGCCTACGTGAACATCGTGCGGAACATCCCCCTCACGGTGATCATCCTCTTCTCCTCCCTCGGCCTGAACCAGAATCTGAGCATCAACCTCGGTGCAAAAGACTTCGACACGATCAACTTCCGGCTGGCCGTGCTCGGTCTGATCGTCTACACCTCGGCCTTCGTGTGCGAGGCGATCCGGGCCGGCATCAACACGGTGCCGGTCGGCCAGGCGGAGGCGGCGCGGGCCATCGGACTGAATTTCCCCCAGGTGCTGGGCCTGGTCGTACTGCCTCAGGCCCTCCGCGCGGCCGTCGCTCCGCTGGCCAACGTACTGATCGCGCTGACGAAGAACACGACGGTGGCGGCCGCGATCGGCGTGGCGGAGGCAGCCTTCCTGATGAAGAAGATGATCGAGAACGAGGCGCAGCTGCTGGCGATCTCCGCGGTCATCGCCTTCGGGTTCGTCTGCCTGACCCTGCCGACCGGTCTGATCCTCGGCTGGGTGGGCAAGAAGGTGGCGGTGAAGCGATGA
- a CDS encoding amino acid ABC transporter permease: MSSVLYDVQGPRAKRRNVLYTAVFLIALGAVAWWVYKAFDDKGQLAWALWKPFFGGTEAYTTYIWPGLQKTLEAAALAMVIALPLGAVLGIARLSDHLWVRVPATIVIEFFRAIPVLVLMIFGLALFAQYTDVSSDDRPFYAVVTGLVLYNASVLAEIVRAGILTLPKGQSEAALAIGLRKGQMMRLVLLPQSVTAMLPAIVSQLVVIVKDTALGGAVLTFPELMASANTMAGYYGNMIASLTVVAVIYVIINFSLTSFASWLEGRLRRGKKSTGAVLGAQNEANIAGTAATGTTA, from the coding sequence ATGAGCTCGGTCCTGTACGACGTCCAGGGACCGCGCGCCAAGCGGCGCAACGTCCTGTACACGGCGGTCTTCCTGATCGCCCTCGGGGCCGTCGCATGGTGGGTGTACAAGGCGTTCGACGACAAGGGACAGCTGGCCTGGGCACTGTGGAAGCCCTTCTTCGGCGGCACCGAGGCGTACACGACGTACATCTGGCCCGGTCTGCAGAAGACCCTGGAAGCGGCGGCCCTGGCGATGGTCATCGCGCTTCCGCTCGGCGCCGTCCTCGGTATAGCCCGGCTCTCGGACCACCTGTGGGTACGCGTCCCGGCCACGATCGTGATCGAGTTCTTCCGCGCGATCCCCGTCCTGGTCCTGATGATCTTCGGGCTCGCCCTCTTCGCCCAGTACACCGACGTCAGTTCGGACGACCGGCCGTTCTACGCGGTCGTCACCGGCCTGGTGCTGTACAACGCGTCGGTGCTCGCGGAGATCGTCCGCGCGGGCATCCTCACCCTGCCGAAGGGACAGTCCGAGGCGGCCCTGGCGATCGGCCTGCGCAAGGGGCAGATGATGCGGCTCGTCCTGCTGCCGCAGTCGGTCACCGCCATGCTCCCGGCCATCGTCAGCCAGTTGGTGGTCATCGTGAAGGACACCGCCCTCGGCGGCGCGGTCCTCACCTTCCCCGAACTGATGGCCTCGGCCAACACGATGGCCGGCTACTACGGCAACATGATCGCCTCGCTGACGGTGGTGGCCGTCATCTACGTGATCATCAACTTCTCCCTGACCTCGTTCGCGAGCTGGCTGGAGGGCCGGCTGCGGCGCGGCAAGAAGTCGACCGGCGCGGTGCTCGGCGCCCAGAACGAGGCGAATATCGCGGGTACGGCTGCCACCGGAACCACGGCCTGA